A single genomic interval of Ramlibacter sp. harbors:
- a CDS encoding siderophore-interacting protein, with amino-acid sequence MTPELSPSRVQRVRHELKRRELTVARVSAPSPHFRSITFSGDSLADFVSASFDDHVKFILNPGSDAMVARDYTPRRFDAAARELTLEFALHGDGPVADWAAQAAPGQQVMVGGPRGSFIIPTDYDWHLLAGDETALPAISRRLEELPAGVRALVLVQLGDAADRRALASAADVQVQWLDASQSLAAAVRALALPGGEGYAWCAGEAATMAELRRVLVEEKGHSRHAIRAAAYWKRGAVAHHENLEG; translated from the coding sequence ATGACCCCAGAACTGTCCCCCAGCCGCGTGCAGCGCGTGCGCCATGAACTCAAGCGGCGCGAGCTCACGGTGGCGCGCGTGAGCGCGCCGAGCCCGCATTTCCGCAGCATCACCTTCAGCGGCGACTCGCTGGCCGACTTTGTGAGCGCGTCGTTCGACGACCACGTCAAGTTCATCCTCAACCCCGGCAGCGACGCCATGGTGGCGCGCGACTACACGCCGCGCCGCTTTGACGCCGCCGCGCGCGAGCTGACGCTCGAGTTCGCGCTGCACGGCGATGGCCCCGTGGCCGACTGGGCCGCGCAGGCGGCGCCGGGCCAGCAGGTCATGGTGGGCGGCCCGCGCGGCTCGTTCATCATCCCCACGGACTACGACTGGCATTTGCTGGCCGGTGACGAAACGGCGCTGCCCGCCATCAGCCGCCGGCTCGAAGAGCTGCCCGCAGGCGTGCGGGCGCTGGTGCTGGTGCAGCTGGGCGACGCGGCTGACCGGCGGGCCCTGGCCAGCGCGGCCGATGTCCAGGTGCAGTGGCTGGATGCCAGCCAGAGCCTGGCCGCCGCCGTGCGCGCGCTGGCCCTGCCCGGGGGCGAGGGCTATGCGTGGTGCGCGGGCGAGGCCGCCACCATGGCCGAACTGCGCCGGGTGCTGGTGGAAGAAAAAGGCCACAGCCGCCACGCCATTCGCGCCGCGGCCTACTGGAAGCGCGGCGCTGTCGCGCACCATGAAAACCTGGAAGGCTGA
- a CDS encoding MarR family transcriptional regulator: MIQSVDNVNHQTGTPETDVLELVHAVMHDYRSRQYQFLRDGPHDITHMDGKVLAFFGRWPGATQSDLAQHSGRDKAQLARLIKGLREKNLLQAQADEDDKRNLRLSLTAEGRAVQRALALQARRLSAQAVAGMSPAEREQLAVLLRQVKANLA, from the coding sequence ATGATCCAATCAGTTGATAATGTCAACCATCAAACCGGCACGCCTGAAACCGACGTGCTGGAGCTGGTGCACGCCGTCATGCACGACTACCGCTCGCGGCAGTACCAGTTCCTGCGCGACGGGCCGCATGACATCACCCACATGGACGGCAAGGTGCTGGCGTTTTTTGGCCGCTGGCCCGGTGCCACGCAGAGCGACCTGGCCCAGCACAGCGGGCGCGACAAGGCCCAGCTGGCCCGCCTGATCAAGGGCCTGCGCGAGAAGAACCTGCTGCAGGCGCAGGCCGATGAAGACGACAAGCGCAACCTGCGGCTGTCACTCACGGCCGAGGGCCGCGCCGTGCAGCGCGCGCTGGCGCTGCAGGCCCGTCGGCTCAGCGCCCAGGCCGTGGCCGGCATGAGCCCGGCTGAGCGCGAACAACTGGCCGTGCTGCTGCGTCAGGTCAAGGCCAATCTGGCCTGA
- a CDS encoding SGNH/GDSL hydrolase family protein, whose translation MASEVVRGIDFPAALDAGLAPEQFHRRFLVEGDSWMDRSSLWQPSLPDSLAAHYNLHPGQGNVLLVSIARFGDTIDNMGRTESGEFGLWLQTSFNQWKFDGVLLSGGGNDIIDAARDPQPGEGILRSFATGPAPASAQDCINLDALGDLVAQRMDPGFLKLYDAVQDSPCKNIPIFLNDYDFPTPRNAPATQGGKSWLYEAFVKNSIPPAMWQELTDLIFIHLQMTIASWTQGRPTVRLVPTSGTLVPAEPGTTGSSNDWLNEIHPNTSGWVKLARVWHKAIREVLP comes from the coding sequence ATGGCATCAGAAGTGGTCAGGGGCATCGACTTTCCGGCGGCGCTGGACGCGGGGCTGGCCCCCGAGCAGTTCCACCGCCGCTTTCTGGTCGAGGGCGATTCGTGGATGGACCGCAGCAGCCTCTGGCAGCCCTCGCTGCCCGACAGCCTGGCGGCGCACTACAACCTGCATCCGGGCCAGGGCAATGTGCTGCTGGTGAGCATTGCGCGGTTCGGCGACACCATCGACAACATGGGCCGCACCGAAAGCGGCGAGTTTGGCCTGTGGCTGCAGACCAGCTTCAACCAGTGGAAGTTTGACGGCGTGTTGCTCAGTGGCGGCGGCAACGACATCATCGACGCCGCGCGCGACCCGCAGCCGGGCGAGGGCATCCTGCGCAGCTTTGCCACGGGCCCCGCACCCGCCAGCGCGCAGGACTGCATCAACCTCGACGCGCTGGGCGACCTGGTGGCCCAGCGCATGGATCCGGGTTTTCTCAAGCTCTATGACGCGGTGCAGGACAGCCCGTGCAAGAACATCCCCATCTTTCTGAACGACTACGACTTTCCCACGCCGCGCAACGCGCCGGCCACCCAGGGCGGCAAGAGCTGGCTCTATGAAGCCTTTGTCAAGAACAGCATCCCGCCCGCCATGTGGCAGGAGCTGACCGATTTGATCTTCATCCATCTGCAGATGACGATTGCCTCCTGGACCCAGGGCCGCCCCACGGTGCGGCTGGTGCCCACCTCGGGCACGCTGGTTCCCGCGGAGCCGGGCACCACGGGCAGCAGCAACGACTGGCTCAACGAGATTCACCCCAACACCTCGGGCTGGGTCAAGCTGGCGCGGGTCTGGCACAAGGCGATCCGCGAGGTGTTGCCCTGA
- a CDS encoding phytanoyl-CoA dioxygenase family protein, whose protein sequence is MAEPTAGFDAAAHLQALDAQGYTIIADFLSAKRLQQVREGLAPHLSSHAGRNNFEGFQTERVYTLVGRGKVFEAIAEDARVLALLDAHLQPGYLLTASQAICIYPGETPQPIHFDDVFYPLARPRASVSFSTIVAVDAFTADNGCTEVIPGSHRWSDADIAGAYDGRDANAPMPPALASQLVPVVMPAGACIVFHGTLLHRGGANRSQAPRLAFSNQYCQPWARTQENFFLGVPPALVRGMSPRLQTLLGYEILPPFMGHVTASHPTKVLREDYRNVVAAQPRVG, encoded by the coding sequence ATGGCTGAACCGACCGCGGGCTTCGATGCCGCCGCGCACCTGCAGGCGCTGGACGCGCAGGGCTACACCATCATCGCGGACTTCTTGTCCGCGAAGCGCCTGCAGCAGGTGCGCGAGGGCCTGGCCCCGCACTTGAGCAGCCATGCCGGGCGCAACAACTTCGAGGGGTTCCAGACCGAGCGGGTCTACACCCTGGTGGGCCGCGGCAAGGTGTTCGAGGCCATCGCCGAGGACGCCCGCGTGCTGGCCCTGCTGGACGCGCACCTGCAACCGGGCTACCTGCTCACGGCCAGCCAGGCCATCTGCATCTACCCGGGCGAGACGCCACAGCCCATTCACTTTGACGACGTGTTCTACCCGCTGGCGCGCCCCCGCGCTTCGGTGAGCTTCAGCACCATCGTGGCGGTGGACGCCTTCACGGCCGACAACGGCTGCACCGAGGTGATCCCGGGCAGCCACCGCTGGAGCGACGCCGATATTGCCGGTGCCTACGACGGCCGCGACGCCAACGCGCCCATGCCGCCCGCGCTGGCGAGCCAGCTGGTGCCCGTGGTGATGCCGGCGGGCGCCTGCATCGTCTTTCACGGCACGCTGCTGCACCGCGGCGGTGCCAACCGCAGCCAGGCGCCGCGGCTGGCGTTCTCCAACCAGTACTGCCAGCCCTGGGCCCGCACGCAGGAGAACTTCTTTCTTGGCGTGCCGCCCGCGCTGGTGCGGGGCATGTCGCCGCGCCTGCAGACCCTGCTGGGCTACGAGATCCTGCCGCCCTTCATGGGCCACGTGACCGCCTCGCACCCCACCAAGGTGCTGCGCGAGGATTACCGCAACGTGGTGGCCGCGCAGCCGCGGGTGGGGTAG
- a CDS encoding HAMP domain-containing protein yields MRWDTSSIRTRLVLGAAVVLVAFMAVAGVALQKAHADSVRAAHYARLQGTVYLLLAGAELDPAGALVMPAELAEPRLSLPGSGLYASIFNVARGEAWESASAVGLTPPYERDVPVGEWRYDTVPGPGGAYLSASYGVRWAGQGRAATRLVLSVVEGSAAFDRETRVFQRTLWAWLGGAGLLLLLSQTLLLRWGLRPLRQVAQEIERIEHGEQAEVQGRYPSEIAALTGNLNTLIKQERVRQTRYKEALSYLAHSLKTPLAVLRSSLAQPAQLATTVAEQVSRMDHIVAHQLGRAGASGVARFAPYLALAPVVQRIAGSLAKVYADRQLAFTVDCPPDVNWRIDEGDAFEMLGNLLDNAAKWARQRVAVRLWREAGALHIRVQDDGPGFTDTQAILQLHVRMDEKVPGHGVGLAVVNDLVASHEGTLALGASPWGGAQVDIALPAA; encoded by the coding sequence ATGAGGTGGGACACCTCGTCCATCCGCACGCGGCTGGTCCTGGGGGCCGCGGTGGTGCTGGTGGCCTTCATGGCCGTGGCCGGCGTGGCGCTGCAAAAAGCCCATGCCGACAGCGTGCGCGCCGCCCATTACGCGCGGTTGCAAGGCACGGTGTACCTGCTGCTGGCCGGCGCCGAGCTGGACCCGGCGGGTGCCCTGGTGATGCCGGCCGAACTGGCCGAGCCGCGCCTGTCGCTGCCGGGCTCGGGCCTGTATGCCAGCATCTTCAACGTGGCGCGCGGCGAAGCCTGGGAGTCGGCCTCGGCCGTGGGGCTGACGCCCCCGTATGAACGCGACGTGCCGGTGGGCGAGTGGCGCTACGACACGGTGCCGGGCCCTGGCGGCGCCTATTTGTCGGCCAGCTATGGGGTGCGCTGGGCCGGGCAGGGCCGGGCCGCGACGCGGCTGGTGCTGTCGGTGGTGGAGGGCAGTGCGGCCTTTGACCGCGAGACGCGGGTGTTCCAGCGCACGCTGTGGGCCTGGCTGGGCGGCGCCGGCCTGCTGCTGCTGCTGTCACAGACCTTGCTGCTGCGCTGGGGCCTGCGCCCGCTGCGCCAGGTGGCGCAGGAGATCGAGCGCATCGAGCATGGCGAGCAGGCCGAAGTGCAGGGCCGCTACCCCAGCGAGATTGCCGCGCTCACAGGCAACCTCAACACCCTGATCAAGCAGGAGCGGGTGCGCCAGACCCGCTACAAGGAGGCGCTGAGCTACCTGGCCCACAGCCTCAAGACACCGCTGGCCGTGCTGCGCAGCAGCCTGGCCCAGCCCGCGCAGCTGGCCACCACGGTGGCCGAGCAGGTCAGCCGCATGGACCACATCGTGGCGCACCAGTTGGGCCGTGCCGGGGCCAGTGGGGTAGCGCGCTTTGCGCCCTACCTGGCGCTGGCGCCGGTGGTGCAGCGCATTGCCGGTTCGCTGGCCAAGGTCTATGCCGACAGGCAACTGGCCTTCACGGTGGATTGCCCCCCCGATGTGAACTGGCGCATTGACGAGGGCGACGCCTTCGAGATGCTGGGCAACCTGCTGGACAACGCCGCCAAATGGGCCCGCCAGCGCGTGGCCGTGCGGCTGTGGCGCGAGGCCGGGGCGCTGCACATCCGCGTGCAGGACGATGGCCCCGGTTTCACCGACACCCAGGCTATCCTGCAGCTGCACGTGCGCATGGATGAAAAGGTGCCGGGCCACGGCGTGGGCCTGGCCGTGGTCAACGATCTGGTGGCCAGCCACGAGGGCACGCTGGCGCTGGGGGCCTCGCCCTGGGGCGGGGCGCAGGTGGACATCGCGCTGCCCGCGGCCTGA
- a CDS encoding response regulator transcription factor: MRLLLIEDDAPLRLSLALRLEGDGYRVDQAADGEDGLFQAREYPVDLAIVDLGLPKLNGLTVVQRLREDGKTIPILILTARGSWQDKVTGLESGADDYLVKPFEYPELAARVKALLRRSMKAASDVLSVGPLSLDIPAQAARLNGAPMDLTAFEYRVLEFLVRERARVVSKQELADYLYPHDEDRDSNVLEVLVGRLRRKLDPQGTLAPIETLRGRGYRFTLE; this comes from the coding sequence ATGCGCCTGCTGCTGATCGAGGACGACGCGCCGCTGCGGCTGTCGCTGGCGCTGCGGCTGGAGGGCGACGGCTACCGGGTGGACCAGGCGGCCGATGGCGAGGACGGCCTGTTCCAGGCCCGCGAATACCCGGTGGACCTGGCCATCGTCGACCTGGGCCTGCCCAAGCTCAACGGCCTGACCGTGGTGCAGCGGCTGCGCGAGGACGGCAAGACCATTCCCATCCTCATCCTCACGGCGCGCGGCAGCTGGCAGGACAAGGTCACGGGCCTGGAGTCGGGCGCCGACGACTACCTGGTCAAGCCCTTTGAATACCCCGAGCTGGCCGCCCGGGTCAAGGCGCTGCTGCGCCGCTCCATGAAGGCCGCCAGCGATGTGCTCAGCGTGGGCCCGCTGAGCCTGGACATTCCGGCCCAGGCCGCGCGGCTGAACGGTGCGCCCATGGACCTCACGGCATTTGAATACCGCGTGCTCGAGTTCCTGGTGCGCGAGCGCGCCCGCGTGGTCAGCAAGCAGGAGCTGGCCGACTACCTTTACCCCCACGACGAAGACCGCGACAGCAACGTGCTCGAGGTGCTGGTGGGCCGCCTGCGCCGCAAGCTCGACCCGCAAGGCACGCTGGCCCCGATCGAAACGCTGCGCGGGCGCGGCTACCGCTTCACCCTCGAATGA
- a CDS encoding PepSY domain-containing protein gives MAPVPTSSPSRLIRSACAAVCATLLLASAPAWADVGRDEAAAAARQASGGGRVLSVDRARGGDRAVWRVKLVTAGGEVRVVLIDAATGRPL, from the coding sequence ATGGCGCCTGTGCCGACCTCTTCGCCTTCCCGCCTGATCCGCAGCGCCTGCGCCGCCGTCTGCGCCACCTTGCTGCTGGCGTCGGCGCCTGCGTGGGCCGACGTGGGCCGTGACGAGGCCGCGGCCGCGGCCCGCCAGGCCAGTGGCGGTGGCCGGGTGCTGTCGGTGGACCGGGCGCGCGGCGGCGATCGCGCAGTCTGGCGCGTCAAGCTGGTCACGGCCGGCGGCGAGGTGCGGGTGGTGCTGATCGACGCCGCCACCGGCCGGCCGCTCTAG
- a CDS encoding glycine zipper 2TM domain-containing protein has product MKRLAIALVCTAGAFAAQANTFFDTARVRSVEPQYENVTVPHEQCRADWVTEPRRVSSGGPNMGGVIVGALAGGVLGNQVGKGTGRAAATAVGAVVGAMAGDRIAGRDRYEDVPPAARQVTRCETVNEVQSRLTGYRVSYDYRGQTYSTVMQENPGPNLQVRVSVDPVIRR; this is encoded by the coding sequence ATGAAACGTCTTGCCATCGCTCTTGTCTGCACCGCCGGCGCGTTTGCCGCCCAGGCCAACACCTTTTTTGACACCGCGCGCGTGCGCAGTGTCGAGCCGCAGTACGAAAACGTCACCGTGCCACACGAGCAGTGCCGTGCCGACTGGGTCACCGAGCCGCGCCGCGTGAGCAGTGGCGGCCCCAACATGGGCGGCGTCATCGTGGGCGCGCTGGCCGGCGGCGTGCTGGGCAACCAGGTGGGCAAGGGCACGGGCCGCGCCGCCGCCACGGCGGTGGGCGCGGTGGTCGGGGCCATGGCCGGCGACCGCATTGCCGGGCGCGACCGCTATGAAGACGTGCCGCCCGCCGCCCGCCAGGTCACGCGCTGCGAGACGGTGAACGAGGTGCAGTCGCGCCTCACGGGCTACCGCGTGTCCTACGACTACCGCGGCCAGACCTACAGCACGGTGATGCAGGAAAACCCCGGCCCCAACCTGCAGGTGCGCGTGTCGGTGGACCCGGTCATCCGGCGCTGA
- a CDS encoding hybrid sensor histidine kinase/response regulator codes for MKIARYWLAWCCACCLGVPGMALAQEVELKALDALQTLSYKDNARTLKELEAKAQAFESSPFPEVRRTYLNTLIGAEFDAGHTDQIRVAIDKLLALSKAQHDDIGMVLANTASAHLLGSAGKTEEAFALLKEVEPMALRTGDPEALWIFHLVQAGLQARAGRFEPALGNVLKSMEFARRRPTQAQASVLRAQVHLGLIYLYMKNPKEALKAIDEAQLIAQNLGASQILGTLHLNRGFVASSMGQQDAALQAYQAALKVGNESALAGLQAAALNNTGDIYLIRKDYVSAEPIERRALAKYQEAGDFAGAALSRANMGFAMMGQGRIAEGVAEVKAGLKFLEASGAKTMEEIILEELSRMYEQAGMFREAVETVRAQQALSRDLFRADREKTVAALQAQYDSVQRERQIEALAHENSLKDAEINNRRLLQTATIIGATLTVMAGGFIFALYRRARLANRGLHHANFLTGEALREKNLFLATASHDLRQPVHAMSMMVEALSLRNHDPALAPLFVDLKSSMGTMSELLNSLLDLSRLEAGSVKARSVPVALAPLVRGVATMFREQASMGGLKIRLRVPERPAVVMADPVLLRQALVNLVHNAIRYTERGQVMISIRQRGGHWLVEVWDTGIGIAAGEDQKVFSPYYRSEGAWRADSAGHGLGLAVVERCARLMGASYGFKSRLGKGSRFWLQMAATDALPDVATAATERLPRPDAGALEPLAGRCLVLDDDFHVIAAWKAMLESQGIDARFATDGAEAVRHVEQGFIPDAIFCDQRLRFGESGFDVLRELLSRCPGASGAMVSGELHSDELEQAEAEGYLVLRKPLDLVALQALLQSWLVRRAPAPLDA; via the coding sequence ATGAAAATTGCCCGCTACTGGCTGGCCTGGTGTTGCGCCTGCTGTCTGGGCGTGCCCGGCATGGCGTTGGCACAGGAAGTCGAGCTCAAGGCCCTGGACGCGTTGCAAACCCTGTCGTACAAGGACAATGCCCGCACGCTCAAAGAGCTTGAGGCCAAGGCGCAGGCCTTTGAGTCGTCCCCGTTCCCTGAAGTGCGGCGGACCTACCTCAACACCCTGATCGGCGCCGAGTTCGACGCCGGGCATACCGATCAGATCCGGGTGGCGATCGACAAGCTGCTGGCGCTCTCAAAGGCACAGCACGATGACATCGGCATGGTGCTGGCCAACACCGCGAGCGCGCATCTTCTGGGCTCCGCGGGCAAGACCGAAGAGGCCTTTGCCCTGCTCAAGGAGGTGGAGCCCATGGCCTTGCGCACCGGCGACCCCGAGGCGCTCTGGATTTTCCATCTGGTGCAGGCCGGTCTTCAGGCCAGGGCCGGCAGGTTCGAGCCGGCGCTGGGCAATGTGCTGAAGAGCATGGAGTTTGCCAGGCGCCGGCCCACGCAGGCCCAGGCGTCCGTGCTGCGCGCCCAGGTCCATCTGGGGCTGATCTACCTGTACATGAAGAATCCCAAGGAGGCGCTGAAGGCCATTGATGAGGCGCAGTTGATCGCCCAGAACCTGGGCGCCTCGCAGATCCTGGGCACCTTGCATCTCAACCGTGGCTTCGTGGCGTCTTCAATGGGTCAGCAGGATGCAGCGCTGCAGGCCTATCAGGCCGCCCTGAAAGTGGGCAATGAATCGGCGCTGGCCGGCCTGCAGGCCGCGGCGCTGAACAACACGGGGGACATCTACCTCATCCGCAAGGACTATGTCAGCGCCGAGCCCATCGAGCGACGCGCCCTTGCCAAATACCAGGAGGCGGGTGACTTTGCCGGCGCCGCCCTGTCCCGGGCCAACATGGGCTTTGCCATGATGGGGCAAGGGCGCATTGCCGAAGGCGTGGCCGAAGTGAAAGCGGGGCTGAAGTTCCTGGAGGCGTCGGGTGCGAAGACCATGGAGGAGATCATTCTCGAAGAGCTCTCCCGCATGTATGAGCAGGCCGGCATGTTCCGAGAGGCGGTCGAGACGGTCAGGGCCCAGCAGGCGTTGTCCAGGGACCTGTTCCGGGCGGACCGTGAAAAAACGGTGGCCGCCTTGCAGGCGCAATACGACTCGGTGCAACGCGAGAGGCAGATCGAGGCCCTGGCGCACGAGAACAGCCTGAAGGATGCCGAGATCAACAACCGCCGCCTGCTCCAGACGGCCACCATCATCGGCGCCACGCTGACGGTGATGGCCGGCGGCTTCATCTTCGCGCTCTACCGACGGGCGCGCCTGGCCAACCGCGGGCTGCATCACGCCAATTTCCTGACCGGGGAGGCTCTCAGGGAGAAGAACCTCTTCCTGGCCACCGCCAGCCACGACCTGCGCCAACCGGTTCACGCCATGTCGATGATGGTCGAGGCCCTGAGCCTGCGCAACCATGACCCGGCCCTGGCGCCCCTTTTTGTGGATCTCAAAAGCAGCATGGGCACGATGAGCGAGCTGCTCAACTCATTGCTCGACCTGTCCAGGCTGGAGGCTGGCAGCGTCAAGGCGCGTTCAGTCCCGGTGGCGCTGGCGCCGCTGGTGCGAGGCGTGGCGACGATGTTCCGCGAGCAGGCCAGCATGGGGGGGCTGAAGATCCGGCTGCGCGTCCCCGAGCGCCCTGCGGTGGTCATGGCCGACCCCGTACTGCTGCGCCAGGCCCTGGTCAATCTTGTGCACAACGCCATTCGCTACACCGAGCGTGGACAGGTCATGATCAGCATCCGCCAGCGTGGCGGCCACTGGCTGGTGGAAGTGTGGGACACCGGCATCGGCATTGCGGCCGGAGAGGACCAGAAGGTGTTCAGCCCCTATTACCGCAGTGAAGGTGCCTGGCGTGCCGACAGCGCCGGCCATGGCCTGGGTCTTGCCGTGGTGGAGCGGTGCGCCAGGCTCATGGGCGCCAGCTACGGGTTCAAGTCGCGCCTGGGCAAAGGCTCCCGCTTCTGGCTGCAGATGGCCGCCACCGATGCGCTCCCTGACGTGGCCACGGCTGCCACCGAGCGTTTGCCAAGGCCGGATGCCGGCGCTTTGGAGCCGCTGGCGGGCCGCTGCCTGGTGCTGGACGATGACTTTCACGTCATCGCTGCCTGGAAGGCGATGCTGGAAAGCCAGGGTATTGACGCCCGCTTTGCCACCGATGGCGCCGAAGCGGTGCGTCATGTCGAGCAGGGCTTCATCCCCGATGCCATTTTTTGTGACCAGCGGCTGCGCTTTGGCGAAAGTGGTTTTGACGTCTTGCGCGAGCTGCTCTCGCGGTGCCCGGGTGCCAGCGGCGCGATGGTGAGCGGGGAGCTGCATTCAGATGAGCTGGAACAGGCGGAGGCTGAAGGCTACCTGGTCTTGCGCAAGCCCCTGGACCTGGTGGCGCTGCAGGCCTTGCTGCAAAGCTGGCTGGTCCGCAGGGCGCCGGCCCCGCTTGACGCCTAG
- a CDS encoding response regulator transcription factor, with the protein MNLHPPASAGAVVLDDHPLVGRGIAQYLQSAHPELAVTVVAQWREVLELLQTQGCPRILVADVWLAQGHCLQDLQRWCVECPASPWLALSGDDDPSLQERVRAAGARGFVHKQAPPEFFGAAFSAVLEGGQWFAEQDPPLPASSSPREWAVSPAELGLTPRQGEILWLVMRGLPNKHIASRLGISESTVKEHVTGILDRMGVRSRVEAITRLRGRRMLLPNGQ; encoded by the coding sequence ATGAATCTCCATCCGCCCGCATCGGCCGGCGCCGTCGTCCTGGATGACCACCCTCTGGTGGGGCGCGGCATTGCCCAATACCTGCAATCGGCTCACCCGGAACTGGCCGTGACCGTGGTCGCGCAGTGGCGCGAGGTGCTGGAGCTGCTTCAGACCCAGGGCTGCCCGCGCATCCTGGTGGCCGACGTCTGGCTGGCCCAGGGCCACTGCCTGCAGGACCTGCAGCGCTGGTGCGTGGAGTGTCCCGCCTCGCCCTGGCTCGCGCTCAGTGGCGATGACGACCCATCGCTTCAGGAGCGCGTGCGCGCCGCCGGCGCCAGGGGCTTCGTGCACAAGCAGGCGCCGCCCGAGTTTTTCGGCGCGGCGTTCTCCGCCGTGCTGGAGGGCGGGCAGTGGTTTGCTGAGCAAGACCCACCACTGCCGGCCTCTTCTTCGCCCAGGGAGTGGGCGGTTTCCCCGGCGGAACTGGGGCTCACGCCCCGGCAGGGCGAGATCCTCTGGCTGGTCATGCGCGGCCTTCCCAACAAGCACATTGCGTCCAGGCTGGGCATTTCCGAGAGCACGGTCAAGGAGCACGTGACCGGCATTCTGGACAGAATGGGTGTGCGCAGCCGCGTGGAAGCCATCACCCGGCTTCGCGGCCGGCGGATGCTGTTGCCCAACGGCCAGTGA
- a CDS encoding DUF1579 domain-containing protein has product MNTSTQHNGAQDFDFFIGQWRVAHRRLRQRLAGCTDWDEFAGTTSVRKVLGGQGNVDDNFLDLPGDPYHAVTLRTWDAAAQQWSIWWLDGRAPGGLDVPMRGRFEGGVGTFLAADQHAGQPVTVRFLWTQPAPDAPRWEQAFSTDGGATWETNWVMDFSRLAQGPGDQPGPVSTCRLP; this is encoded by the coding sequence ATGAACACTTCAACCCAGCACAACGGCGCCCAGGACTTTGACTTTTTCATCGGCCAGTGGCGCGTGGCGCACCGCCGTCTGCGGCAGCGGCTGGCGGGCTGCACGGACTGGGACGAATTCGCCGGCACCACCTCGGTTCGCAAGGTGCTGGGCGGGCAGGGCAATGTGGACGACAACTTTCTGGACCTGCCCGGCGACCCGTACCACGCGGTCACGCTGCGCACCTGGGACGCCGCGGCGCAGCAGTGGAGCATCTGGTGGCTCGACGGCCGCGCGCCGGGCGGGCTGGACGTGCCCATGCGTGGCCGCTTTGAAGGCGGCGTGGGCACCTTTCTGGCCGCCGACCAGCACGCGGGCCAGCCCGTCACGGTGCGGTTCCTGTGGACGCAGCCCGCGCCCGATGCCCCGCGCTGGGAGCAGGCGTTTTCCACCGATGGCGGCGCCACCTGGGAAACCAACTGGGTGATGGATTTCAGCCGCCTGGCCCAGGGTCCAGGCGATCAGCCCGGGCCCGTCAGCACTTGCCGGCTGCCTTGA
- a CDS encoding DUF3820 family protein: protein MNPDALQLLVTREMPFGKHKGTLLADLPGNYLNWFAREGFPPGEIGRLLALMHEIDHNGLKDLLRPLRQGRPR from the coding sequence CTGAACCCCGACGCCCTGCAACTGCTGGTCACGCGCGAGATGCCCTTTGGCAAGCACAAGGGCACGCTGCTGGCCGACCTGCCGGGCAACTACCTCAACTGGTTTGCGCGCGAGGGTTTCCCGCCAGGCGAGATCGGCCGCCTGCTGGCGCTGATGCACGAGATCGACCACAACGGGCTCAAGGACCTGCTGCGGCCCTTGCGGCAAGGCAGGCCCCGATAG
- a CDS encoding DUF4389 domain-containing protein produces the protein MTEPTYPMTVPRSLWMRTLMMLLMAIAFQLSAWVLGAIALLQLVLAAFAGGPNARLRRFGQSLGRYLAQVTGFLTFASEEAPFPFADWPAGD, from the coding sequence ATGACCGAACCCACCTACCCCATGACCGTGCCGCGCAGCCTGTGGATGCGCACCCTGATGATGCTGCTGATGGCCATTGCTTTCCAGCTCAGCGCGTGGGTGCTGGGCGCCATCGCATTGCTGCAGCTGGTGCTGGCCGCCTTTGCCGGCGGCCCCAATGCGCGGCTGCGCCGCTTTGGTCAGAGCCTGGGGCGCTACCTGGCCCAGGTCACGGGCTTCCTGACCTTTGCGAGCGAAGAGGCGCCGTTTCCGTTTGCGGATTGGCCGGCGGGGGATTGA